One genomic region from Capra hircus breed San Clemente chromosome 18, ASM170441v1, whole genome shotgun sequence encodes:
- the SLC38A7 gene encoding putative sodium-coupled neutral amino acid transporter 7: MAQVSINRDLGEWGLSTDSGERARLLQSPSVDIAPKSEGEAPPGGAGGGTTSTLGAIFIVVNACLGAGLLNFPAAFSTAGGVAAGITLQMAMLVFIISGLVILAYCSQASNERTYQEVVWAVCGKLTGVLCEVAIATYTFGTCIAFLIIIGDQQDKIIAVMAKEPEGPGGSPWYTDRKFTISLTAFLFILPLSIPREIGFQKYASFLSVVGTWYVTAIIIIKYIWPDKEMTPADILNRPASWIAVFNAMPTICFGFQCHVSSVPVFNSMRRPEVKTWGGVVTAAMVIALAVYMGTGICGFLTFGAAVDPDVLLSYPSEDVAVAVARAFIILSVLTSYPILHFCGRAVIEGLWLRYQGMPLEEDVGRERRRRVLQTLVWFLLTLLLALFIPDIGKVISVIGGLAACFIFVFPGLCLIQAKLSEMEEVKPASWWAMVSYGVLLVTLGAFIFGQTTANAIFVDLLA, from the exons ATGGCCCAGGTCAGCATCAACAGAGACCTTGGCGAATGGGGCTTAAGCACGGACTCTGGGGAGCGTGCCCGTCTGCTGCAGAGTCCCTCTGTGGACATAGCCCCCAAGAGTGAGGGGGAGGCCCCTCCTGGGGGTGCGGGCGGAGGCACCACTTCAACACTTGGAGCCATCTTCATCGTCGTCAATGCCTGCCTGGGTGCGGGGCTACTCAACTTTCCGGCAGCCTTCAGCACTGCCGGAGGCGTGGCAGCCGGCATCacattgcagatg GCCATGCTGGTTTTCATCATCAGTGGCCTCGTCATCCTGGCCTACTGCTCCCAGGCCAGCAATGAGAGGACCTACCAGGAGGTGGTGTGGGCTGTGTGTGGCAAGCTGACAGGCGTACTGTGTGAGGTCGCCATTGCCACCTACACCTTCGGGACCTGCATCGCCTTCCTCATCATCATCGGGGACCAGCAGGACAAAA TTATAGCTGTGATGGCAAAGGAGCCTGAGGGGCCTGGCGGCAGCCCCTGGTACACAGACCGCAAGTTCACCATCAGCCTCACTGCCTTCCTCTTCATCCTGCCCCTTTCCATCCCCAGGGAGATCGGCTTCCAGAAATATGCCAG CTTCCTGAGCGTTGTGGGCACCTGGTACGTCACTGCCATCATTATCATCAAATACATCTGGCCTGATAAAGAGATGACCCCAGCAGACATCCTGAACAG GCCAGCCTCCTGGATAGCCGTGTTCAATGCCATGCCCACCATCTGCTTCGGATTTCAG TGTCACGTGAGCAGCGTACCCGTCTTCAACAGCATGCGGCGGCCCGAGGTGAAGACCTGGGGCGGCGTGGTGACGGCTGCCATGGTCATCGCCCTCGCTGTCTACATGGGCACGG GTATCTGCGGCTTCCTGACCTTTGGAGCCGCCGTGGACCCTGACGTGCTCCTGTCCTACCCATCAGAAGACGTGGCTGTGGCTGTGGCCCGTGCCTTCATCATCCTGAGTGTGCTCACCTCCTACCCCATCCTGCACTTCTGCGGACG GGCGGTGATCGAAGGCCTATGGCTGCGCTACCAGGGCATGCCGCTGGAGGAGGACGTGGGCCGGGAGCGGCGGCGGCGAGTGCTGCAGACGCTGGTCTGGTTCCTGCTCACCTTGCTGCTGGCTCTCTTCATCCCTGACATCGGCAAGGTCATCTCAGTCATTGGAGGCCTGGCCGCCTGCTTCATCTTTGTCTTCCCAG GGCTGTGCCTCATTCAGGCCAAACTCTCTGAGATGGAGGAAGTCAAGCCAGCCAG CTGGTGGGCGATGGTCAGTTACGGAGTCCTCTTGGTCACACTGGGAGCCTTCATCTTTGGCCAGACCACAGCCAATGCCATTTTTGTGGATCTTTTGGCATAA
- the GOT2 gene encoding aspartate aminotransferase, mitochondrial: MALLHSGRFLSGVAAAFHPGLAAAASARASSWWAHVEMGPPDPILGVTEAFKRDTNSKKMNLGVGAYRDDNGKPYVLSSVRKAEAQIAAKNLDKEYLPIGGLAEFCKASAELALGENNEVLKSGRYVTVQTISGTGALRIGANFLQRFFKFSRDVFLPKPTWGNHTPIFRDAGMQLQSYRYYDPKTCGFDFTGAIEDISKIPAQSVILLHACAHNPTGVDPRPEQWKEMATVVKKNNLFAFFDMAYQGFASGDGNKDAWAVRHFIEQGINVCLCQSYAKNMGLYGERVGAFTVVCKDAEEAKRVESQLKILIRPMYSNPPINGARIASTILTSPDLRKQWLQEVKGMADRIISMRTQLVSNLKKEGSSHNWQHITDQIGMFCYTGLKPEQVERLTKEFSIYMTKDGRISVAGVTSGNVAYLAHAIHQVTK; encoded by the exons CTCCTGGTGGGCTCATGTGGAGATGGGACCCCCAGATCCCATCCTGGGAGTAACCGAAGCCTTTAAGAGAGACACCAACAGCAAAAAGATGAACCTGGGAGTTGGTGCCTACCGGGATGATAATGGAAAGCCTTATGTGCTTTCAAGTGTCCGGAAG GCGGAGGCCCAGATTGCTGCAAAAAATTTGGATAAAGAATACCTGCCCATTGGGGGACTGGCTGAATTTTGTAAGGCATCTGCAGAACTAGCCCTGGGTGAGAACAATGAAGTGTTGAAAAGTGGCCGG TATGTCACCGTGCAGACCATTTCTGGAACCGGGGCCTTAAGGATCGGAGCCAATTTTCTG CAAAGATTTTTTAAGTTCAGCCGGGATGTCTTCCTGCCCAAACCAACCTGGGGGAATCATACACCCATCTTCAGGGATGCTGGCATGCAACTCCAGAGTTATCGGTACTATGACCCCAAGACCTGCGGCTTTGACTTCACAGGCGCTATTGAGGACATTTCA AAAATACCAGCGCAGAGTGTCATTCTCCTGCACGCCTGTGCCCACAACCCCACGGGAGTGGACCCTCGTCCTGAGCAGTGGAAGGAGATGGCGACAGTGGTGAAG aAAAACAATCTCTTTGCATTCTTTGACATGGCCTACCAAGGCTTTGCCAGTGGTGATGGTAACAAGGATGCCTGGGCTGTGCGCCACTTCATCGAACAGGGCATTAATGTTTGTCTCTGCCAGTCCTATGCCAAGAACATGGGCTTATATG GTGAGCGTGTGGGAGCCTTCACTGTGGTCTGCAAAGATGCCGAGGAAGCCAAAAGAGTTGAGTCCCAGTTGAAGATCCTGATCCGTCCCATGTATTCCAACCCCCCTATCAATGGGGCCCGGATTGCCTCCACTATTCTCACAAGCCCAGATTTGCGGAAACAATG GTTGCAAGAAGTAAAGGGCATGGCCGACCGCATCATCAGCATGCGGACACAGCTGGTGTCCAACCTCAAGAAGGAGGGCTCCTCCCACAACTGGCAGCACATCACTGACCAGATTGGCATGTTTTGTTACACAGGCCTAAAGCCTGAACAG GTGGAGCGGCTGACCAAGGAGTTCTCCATCTACATGACAAAGGATGGCCGCATCTCGGTGGCAGGGGTCACCTCAGGCAACGTGGCATACCTTGCTCACGCCATTCACCAGGTCACCAAGTAA